The DNA window GGAGAACTAAGAAGACCAGCCTAACCTCTGGCTGTTTAGCCCAGCATGGTGATGCTGGCTACCACCAGAGACTCGGCACAAGgccaaaggcagagaaaggaacagaGGCTACTCAAGGCCAGCTGCCATGACACTTATGAATCAGAACTAATCCGTGACAGAACTCACTCGGTTCCTTCAAACCTCCTGAATGGATATGGTTTCCCTCCTAATTCCCTCACATTCTGGTCACTCTTGCCTGAATTTTTGGGATGGAGggaaagaattagaaaaaaaattacaactacTTCTATATTCCTAGAAAGACAAATGGTATTTCTGATATTAACTCCCCTTATGAGAACCTTCTGGAAAGGGTGTACCCTGGTAGGCAGTGTTCCAAGAGGCCTGGCTTCCAAGAACTTAGTGCTTACGTGAGAAATAACACTCAAGGGGGTACCCTCACCCAGCTGTACCCTGTAAAAGTACCCAGAAACCCCAGGCCAAGGAGGCTTTGGAAAGAAAGGAGGGCTTCACCTCCAGCAACCTAGGAAGTTCAGGTCAAGCTGTGCACTCCAGTGGAGGAAAACAGAAAGTCAAAGCAATGTGTCGTGCAATGAAAGGGCTGAGGACAAGTCCTGGCTGTGGGCTACCACAGTTCAGAGTCTGTCCCCACTGCTTCTGGTTCCTGGCTGCTTCCCACAGTGACACAGGCCTTCTGTGCAGTGTGTTCTTCTGTTCAAGCTGACAGCAGTGCTCCCTAGAGTATGTAGAGTTGTCCCATAAGCCGAATCCATGAAGAGGCACTATGATCAGTGTTCAGTATTAGCTATATTATTATCTTTATTGCTTTAAAATAGTACTTATTGGCAGCTAAGTCTTCCGCTCAGAACAACACTGGCTTAGCACTATCAGTACCACGGGAGATAGAGTATTACTGCTTTGGGTAATGTCCACAAATGGTACCCTACCCTACATGGTCAGAGTGCTTTGCAGACAAGGTAGATTCCTCTGAGTTAGTCGGATAGCTCCTGTGTTCATTAAAACAATCTTTCTGGAGAGAATTGGAGGATCAGAGGAGAACCATAACAACAGAGACAAGGATGGAGTGATACAACCACAAGCAAGGGATGCAAACAGCCTCCATGACCAGAAAAGGCCAAGCAACACATTCCTTTCATTCTCTGTAGCCTAAACAATGTGTGGTTTCTGACCTCTAGAGCCAGGAGAAACTGAAGCAATGGTGTGTATGCCACTCCCTAAGTTCATGCAAATTTGGTATTGCagctaaacaaacaaagcatTCCTAATACAAACTGCCAGGATCTTTGAGATCTAAGGTGGATCTCCTGATGCCCACCACAGACCACAGGTTTAGCAATATCAGATTAACAGACATGGGCCCTCCTGGTGCTCTAAAATCTTCCTAGTCCCATTTTCTACAACAGATACATATCCTGTGTCTACTCTCACAAACAGCCATGGTCCCACCCTGACCACAACGAAAGCCAACAATCTGTCCGTCTCTTCCTCAGGTCCCATTCCAGATGGAACCTGAGTCCTTTCCCAGAGGAATCCCTCTACCTTATATGAGCTGCGTAATGAGCTTTACTTTAAATCTATGAGTGCAGTGTGACACTGCTCTAACTGGCAATGATATGAGGCTGCCCAGAACCTGGCAGAGGATGCTCAATGCCTGTATTCTCTGAGGCTGCCACATGTAACTGCCACAGACTTGTTGCTTCAAACAACAAATtgctttctcacagttctggatgcTGGGAGTGCAGAAAGGGGCAGCACTGTTGGGTTCCAGCGACCTCTATCTATCTTCCTGTGAACATCTACCATCTCACAGTCTCACATCCCCCCCTCTGGAGAGGTAGAGAGGGAGCTCTGGTGTCTCCCTATCTTGTGAGGAGACCACCCCACTAGGATCAGAACCTCATCTTTAAGACTTTATATTGAAATACTACTCCCTTAAGGAAGGACATAATGCAGTCCATCGCAATATACCAATAAAATACATGGTTCTCAATTGTCTTAAGGTCATAAAATAGCAACTATAGGTTCAGATATCCCAAACCACACATCAGCCTCTCCTGCTGAAAGGAAGAGGCGATACGTACAAATACGCCTTTAacattttctaaagaaagatTTTCCCACTCTCCTAAGATTCCCCTTCACCATTCATGTCATGAGTGAACCAAGCTGCAAGGGAAGCTGTTGGAAATTGAGATCTCagcttttaatcttttatttatttaaattttttcagatttattttatgagtgtgtcttgcctgcatgtatgtatgtgtaccatatgtgtgcctgatgctcacagaggtcagaagagggcattggattccctcaGACTGGAGCTACTGACagttgtgggtactgggaaccaaacccatgtcctcttcaagaacaagtgAATCCACAGGAGTTAATAATaaatacttattatttattataaatactgGGCATTTACTGGGTGGCTTTCTTCTCCAAGGACATTCTATTATTTATATAACCTGATCCTTTCAGCTATGTATTATCtccatttttgtccttttttttttcttttccagacaggggttctctgtgtagttatagctgttcttgaactcactctgtagaccagcctgacctcaaactcagcaatccacttgtttctgcctccctagtgctgggattaaaggcatgcatcactatgcCTATGCCCAGCTCTATCTCCACTTTTCTAACTGAGAAATTGTAGCCCAGATAGCCCAACTTACTTGTCCAAGTAAGTTGGCAATATGGAGTAAATACATGGAAAGAAGAGTAGAACTTGGGCCAACTCCTGCCCTTGCCCTCCAGTTTTACCCTAAACTGACTTGGTGATGGCCCAACCACTGTCAATGGATATTTATATTTATCTGGTATGCACATGCTTGCTTTGGACTGGAAAGGAGCTCTAACTAGCTAAATAGCCCTGGCAATTGAGCTGTGCCTTCTAGAAGCTCCATGAGGGCAGAAACAGCCAGTTCCCTTGCTttgcctctctctgttccctaGCTTGGTGAGTCTGAAAGGGCTTCATGTCCACCCAATGTCTGTGCTGAAGAGAAGAAAGTCTCTGTGTTGCTAGCATCCCCGACTCTCCCTCTCTATTATCACGCTGGGGGCAGGCCCATCAGTCGCCTCCATCGTTCATGACCAGCAGATCTCAATACACCTGGCCACCACAGCCCAGGTAAGGCTCTTTTGTCCCTGCTTAGAGTTGCAGGCACTGGTGGGCTGCCAGGTCACACCCACCCTGCATGACTGGCCGATAGCTCCCTATGAAGCTCACAGGTCATTCCCATTCTAAAACTGCTAATACACCTAGAAAGTAAAACTTCCATCACTGACTCTGCctcttggggaggaaggggactAATGGTTAAGGTTCTGATGGCACTATAGTCACTGCTCATTATAATTGGGGTGGTTAAAGAGTTAATTATAACTAATGGAAACATCAAAACCACAACaccattttaattgcattgtgcTTATCTCCTTGTGTTATCTGTGGGCTTTATTTCTTGAAAGCTTTTTGATTTGGAAGATCTtttgcctggtgcccagggatgAGGAGTTCCTAAGCTATGTCTTCCTTCTCTAGAAGAATCTGGAAGGCATATGAGACTAAAGCAGGAGGAGTCCCAACCCCAGCTGGGGAGCCTCAAAGAGCAAGATCACAGTAGGGTTGTATTCCTAAGGCAGGATGGGAGAAGGAGGGTGAGCCCCTAATCAAAACCCCTCAACAAAGTCTAGTCACGAGAAAACAGACACTGGACAGAGCCATTCTACAAGTCTGTAACCAGCACTCTTCCCAAGAGTCAAGGTCTCAGAACACAGGAGGGTTTGAGAAGCTGGGCTGTTACAGATCAAATGAGTCTGAGGAGCTGGGATGATGAAGTCTAGACAAGATCTACAACACAGTGAGGACGTCGGTGAGGGACTGGCTACATCAGCAGCATCTGTCCTTTTGTTACTAACACTGTACTAAAGTGAACATCCATCTTATTAATCAAAGCAACCTGGTTTCGTGAGGTGCTGACCTTGGGGAAAGGGGTATAATACATTTGCAAATCAGCCAGCAATCAAAAATTACTTCAGGATAACAACTTAGCCACAAATCTTAGGATGGGTTTGGCATGCATTTAAAGCAACTAACTCAGAATCTCAGGCAGATGAAGCTCTCTCCAGGGATTCTGCTGTGCAGGGAGCACTGAGATCCATTGAGGTGGAACTTCGGAGGTAAGAATGTGTCAGCATATCCTGGAAGTATTATTAAAGCAACTGGTGGCCTCAAGCCAGGGTTTGGTTCAGTGAGTCTGGACAGGGACTATATTCCTAACAAGTTTCTGGGTGATGGACtggtggctgtcctgggaccACACCCCCAAAACCACTATTTTTCCAACCTTGCAACTCTGTATGGTCTCTGGTTCAGCAAACTACAATCCCCTGGAGGCTGATTACCAATGCAGTGTCACCCAGGCTCACAGAGGCAAAATTCAGAGCTTAATAGGACCCTAAGTGGCTGGTTTACACAGGAAAATCTATAGAAAGATCATACATGGTCCAGGGAGGGGGAACAGGAAGGAGCTGGAAAGGCAGGGCTGAACACCCATCATTGTGCTGGTCTTGACAGCCTCATACTTTCCCAGGAGAGAGGCACATGGGAAGAAAAGTCAGAGCTCTGCACTAGGAACCGAAGGCAGAATTGAAAGAAAGTAGTAGTGTTTCATCATCCCTATGGTCCTGTCCAATGACAACCTGGCACTGAGGGGAAGCAGGCTGGTGCTGGGCTGCCATGGCATCTCTAGGTGCAGCCAGGCCTGACCAGAAGGCAGTGACCCTGGAAAACAGCAGTGACAGCAGAACCCAGGGCTCCCACTGACTCTTCTGGAGGCTGAGCCCTCCTTCTATCAGATAAAGACAGCCTGACCCTCCAGGCTTTGCTTTGTAGACAGGAGAGGGGAACATGGCAAGAGGAAGGGGGCTGATGAGAAAATGGCTCTTTGCCAAACAGGACTGTAGGGACTTCCTTCGGTTCACAAAGCGGGAATAGTAGCACCAGGTTACCTGGTGTTCAGGGTCTCCTGTTAAATATGGACCCTCCTGTGCAGCCAGTGTGCCCTGTGTCCCCACTGCCAGGAATGCACCACACACTGGTTTTCTTTATTCGGGTCACGCCCATCTCTTGCTTCAGCCACACCTGCCTGACCGTTCACCCCACTAGCACCACTCTTCCCACGGGTGCCCGCCCACACTAAGGACTGCTGCAAACCTCCCATCAACCCTACTGCCCAGAACTTGCTTGGGGACCTCTTAGAGCAGCTCTGTCTTTCTAGGGTGTCCCTGTGCGGTGGCAAGAAGGCCCCGACAGCCTGCAGTCTAGAGGCTGACCAGCTCTGATCCTGGAAAAGACAGTGCTGGTATTAACCTGGCCATCCTCGAAGCACCTCTGTGAGCCAGTAGTTGTACATGCAGCTTTCCAAAGAGTTCGACCTCCCTGAAAACTATCAAGTCTGCCAATATCCCCAAGCACTAACCAAAGGCCAGGGCATCTATATTTAGAGGTACTCAGCTCAGACACACAGGACAACTCAAAGAGCGAGCATAATCCTTATCTACAGTGGTGTGGGAGGTCACTCATAAGTATCAGCCTACTCCTAGATTTGCAAACTGCCCTGCACTCCCAAACACCCCTCCTAGCCCGGAAACTGTCTTGGGTGCTAAGCCTACAGGCAACATGCTGATGTTTTAAATCCCAGGGTAAGCCAACCAGTACATCCACAGTGAAAAGCAAGTGACTATTATCTTGAACAGAAGGGACATTTATATTTACTTCAGTGGCTGTAAAAGGCACCATAAAATAGAATATGCAGCATGTATCCTCATGATTAATAACAGAGCTTGCAAATCATTCTCCTGGGTCCCTGGATATATCCAACTGGTCACCAAGAACAATTAattctttcagaaaataaaagaatgcaaatagtcTCTGATCACCAGAAAAATCTGCTTGTTGTATCATTAACAAAGAGAACAAACAAAGGCTCAGATTTGGAGTTTTCTGATCGGGTAGTTATCCATCTGCAAGCATGGATGATCGTGGAGCTAGGGCCTGCCATATGTGGGGTCTCGGAGACCCGGAGACCATGCAGACATAGGAGCAGATGATGAACTAGGGAGGTGTGAATGCTGACAAAGCAAGAGAATAGAAACAGTTTCAACAGGTGACATGGATATGTCAGAATGTACAAAGCCACAGTGACTATGGTTTCATCACTGATGTCTCCAAAGACCTGGAAGGACCAGATACAATCCTGGACCTGAGACTCAGGTCACTGACTGAGAACCAGAGGGTAAGTCAGGACCTAACCAGTTGAACAAGGCAGGTGTCCCAGTCATCAGATGCAAGTGGGACACTATCTCTGCCTCTAGGTCCAAGCTTTGAACTTCTTAATACTACCAATGAAGATCTGGGATGTAGATGGTGGAGGAAAAGCCTCCAAGGAACAGGATGTGGCCCTGTGACAAACAATCTTACAGCCCACATGGCTCATAGGGGAAGGGTCCAGGGTACATGGTGTTCAGGTCCACTGCAAACCGTGTGGATTTGCTCCCAACCTAGCAAATAAATTCTACAACCAAACCAGACTTCATTCTTCTACACCTCCCTTAGAAACCTAGGGGTTTCCCAAGGAAGCAGCTACCAAGAGCAACTAAAAGTCCAAATGGAGCCATTGAGTCAGAAGGGACAGTCCCTGCAACCTTGAAAGGGTTTATTGAAACACAATATATATAATACTGGAGGTGTCACCGTGACAGCATGAACCCACAGCTGCACAGCTTATTCTCAGATGCAGCCTTCCTCACTGTGGCGAGACACCTTTGGGAGTGATATGGCAAAAATACAAAGTCTGTTCTTTAGCAAGTTCCAAGAACCTACTGATTTCCTATAAGTTAAACGTGCCCTTTTGGCACATGTGGTTGGCCCTTCCTGACAATCCCCACAAAGTGGGAATGACCAAGCCAATGGCACCAACAGGAAATGGGAAAAAGGTTGCTTTATCCCCTCCTTAGAGGAAAGAAATTCAGTCTCCAGTACAGTCCAGGGCCCCAAGACAAGTCTGCAGTGGGGGGCTCCAACAGCAGAGTGTGACGGTGCCATGGACAACCATCATCGGACCACAGGCCAACCCTGGGCAGACATGGGTCAGTGGATACTGAGCATAAAGGAACAAATGAGGTGTGGAAAGACACTAGGAAGGGGCAGGGAACGACAAGTCACACTCAGTGAGGAGCCCGAGTCAGCCAGCCCAGGAGAGCTGAGACCCAGCCAGGTAGCCTCAAGCCCTTCACTCGAAGCAGAAGTTCATGAAGGTTGATCTGCCAAAGGCTAAAGGCCTCACTGAAACATATCTGGGTCCTTCTGAAGAATGAGCAGGCGTCTCTCTTCCTCTGCctagaggaggggtgagaaagaagaagggaagcAAAGAAACAGAGGTGAGAAAACACCAGCCCAGCACCacggagaaaaataaaagatggcaGGTGGCCTGGCCAGCCCACCAGCTTCCCTGACCCTGGGGACTATCTACTTACCTGACTACATAACTGCCAGGGGAACTCAAATATCCCAAAGAAGATATTCAAAGCAGTAGAATAGTGAGGCATCAAGGCTCTGACCCCCTCACCCAGCAGAGCATTGCGTGGTTTCTTTTTCCAAAAGTACAGTAAATATGCCAACCCAGAGGCCCATCTCACCCTGACACAAGTACAGTCAGAGCCTCTGCAGAGGGTCAGGTGACTCTGGGGGGCCAAGCACTCTACGAATCAACCCGGCTCAGTCTCTCTGAACCAAACACAAGACACAATGAAAACTGGAATTTATGAATAATGACCTCTTGTTAGGTTTCAGGCTAGGAGCTAATCAAGCCACAGCCGTCTTTTCTCATAGCTGCTGTAAACGACAGTGACCTGAACCCTCCTTGGCAGCCCCGCTGTGTTCTACCTACCTGTTTTTATCTGTCTATGGTGTTAGGAACTCTTCTAAACAGTCTCTCACCCCAAATGGTTGTCTGCCTCCCGGACCCCACTGAGCTCCAAACCGGAGacctttcattttttaagactTGGTTTCCTCTGCCCTCAGAGAAAAGATAAATCACACTCTATCCTTCATTGACTGGAGTATTTTGCTGTAACCCAATCTTGTACTTGCTAGTGAATGCATGATCTATGTGGTCAAATCTGTTGGTTGCCCACAATGATCCCATTCCTTCTCCAGGATGCACAGGCTGGGGTGTGACCACAAGCTAGGGTTCCTCTCTGGACTGAGAATATTCTGCCAGAGCACAGCCTTTCTGGTGTGTTCACCATACTCAACTGGAGGCCTAGCGCTTGCTCCTCTAGACCCTTCCTGAAGAAGCACAGTTCTCCTCCTCATCAGTGTCTCAAGGATGTTAAGGCATCTAGAAAGCTCTGTGACCCTGAGAGAGCCTACTAGCCACATCTTCCCAGGTCATAGCCACATCTCCAGTATAAAGAGCAATGGCCTCAATGCCTGGGCTGGTACTAGGACCTGAGTCCCAGGACCAGTTAGAAATAGGCTCATATTGGGGCTTCCTGACCACAAGTCCAGGGGACACCTGGATGAGTTGATATGCTCAAAAACCAACTTCAAACATTTTTGAGAGAAAGAATCATCTGGAGTTggtcagtggtggcgcatgccttcaatcccagcactcggggaggcagaggcaggccgatctctgtgagttcgagtccagcctggtctacagagcaacatTTGGCAAAATACAGGTGTTCTAAGCTACCCACAGACACCAACTCCAGGCACCTGCTGATGCACTGCAGCTGATTTTGCCCCCCCTGTGATTATTGAAGGGAGATCTAGAGGGTGAGAAGTCAAGATTGGGCCCTAAGGACTGAATGGTGAGGGAAGGAAAGCCCATGGAACAGTTCCTAGAACTGGGAGGTGGCCAAGACGGGAGCATACTCACTCGGCCAGTGCCCTGATACAACACCGAGACATGTTGAGGAAGGAACTGGCACTGGACCGGGTGCCCAGGGCGGTCTCAATGCTGCGGAGTAGCTCATTGGTCTTCAGGATGAGCAGCATCTGGCGAGGCACGTGGTTCAGGAGCTGGCTTATCTCAGGCAGGTAGTTGGCCGCATTACTGCGGATCTCTGAGTCCTAGATAGCAGCAAGAAGACATGAGAGTGACTGGGATGGCACACGAAGATCACAGTGCCAGGAGCAGGGGTAGCCTGTGACCAAGAGAACACAAATAAGCTCCAGGTGGGAGCTTCTAGCACAGCTGCCTTGACACCCTGTGGAGCACcatcccaaaagaaaagaaaagcactggGGCCCTGGGGCCTGACCATCCAGATGAGAGGTCCCAGCCTGGCTCCCTGGCAAGCCCTGGAAACAGCACTAGTGTGTTCTGAGAAAGGGCCAAGGATTCTTGAAGGCTTTGTTGGATGCCAGTTTCAAGGCAGACCTGGACGAAGCCCTACCGTCTAACTGAGCCCAGCCCTCTCTAGGCCATGGACAGAACTCTCAGGTCACACCCCAGCCTTGACCCACGTCCTATCTACTGTCCCCCGTGTTCTGCCACTGCCTGAGTCCTGAGAGTGGGAGCCTGCGCAACAACCAGTGCCCCTTCTTTTTGAAAGTGACCCCAACTGTTTATCTGACCCTTCCATACTCTTCAGGAACCAAGAGCTACTTGTTAGTCCCGGGCTACTGGTGTCTTGTTCATTCTCAGCCAGCTGTACTTCTGAGCATGGATTCTCTTCCTAAGTGACTGACTCATTGCCCCTCACTCCACAGAAACCCATAAAACAGCACGTAGGAGCATCCTGCTCAAAGCCTGCCAAGGGCTTCACTTCCTCCTAAGAGCCGATTCCTACCTCTTCCGGCAGCACGTAAAGCCCCCCATGTGGTGTTCTCTGTGGCCCACCACCCTCCAGACCACACCAAACGCTTTTGCCTGGGGCCTTAGTGTGCCAGGTACTCCTGAGGCTGGTGTCTCTCTAGTCCTTCACACCTCAGTTCAAATGTCAACCGCCATCCCAGGTCTCTGAGCCAGGCTCCCAACCCCTTCCTCTCTCACATCTCTTTCCTTGTTTCCGCCAGGGTACCTGTAACCTGCAATTATCCCACTTGCCTGTTTGTTCCGTTGtttactgtctgtctctctcaacCAAAGTGTAAATTACACAAAAGGCCTGTCTGTCTGTTGATCGCAGAAGCCTTGAAACACACTCAGGGGCCAGCTAAagcaaatgtttattgaatgaatgaactCCAGGAACCGTGAGTAGGCACTTTACATGCAATGACagtataaaacagaaaacatagcTCCTACCAGCCCTAGATTGTCCCCTCTTCTGGGGTGCTTCTTAAGGCTGTAGAGCCTGGAATAGCAAGTGTTCATCACTGCCACTAGGCCTGCTGGAGAAACATGCCTGTCTGAAGGAAAATGGAACCAATAACTGGTAAAagataaactttttgttttgttttgttttgtttttcaagacatggtttctctgtgtagctttgaagcccatcctggaactcactctgtagaccaggatgatctACACTCACAGAGTATCTCCTGTCTCCGCCTCCAGAGTGCTGCGAttgaaagtgtgtgccaccaccaccaccaccaccgcacCCACCACCAAGAGATAAACTCTTTAAGACATCCTTTGAGACTCTAGACCCAGCCTTTGCCAGAGGTGCTTGTAACAAAGCAGCTTGCAGGGAAGGACCCTGAAGACCAAATGGCTAATGGGAATATCCAAGGTCAAGGGACCAGTGAGAAGAGGTGCTGGAAGCAGTGCCCAGGCTCTTCAAAAGCATGAGTAGGACCACATCTCTATGTGTCCACAATGCGAAGAGGCTGGGGGACggggggacggggggggggggagatgggggGAGGTTGAGTCTGCTGTTCACCACTAAGAAGTAAGCAAGTAAGCTCCTGTGAGCCTGGGCAGGCACACAGAAGTGGCCAGGAATATGGGGAGCAGGAGCTCCCAAAAGCCTGTGTCCTGTCTAGACAGTCAAAGTCCATGAATGAAGGAGCAAAAAAGTAAAGCAGAGGGGATTGCTTCACTTGGACAGAGCTGTTTGCGGTTGGAGAGGaagtggggcggggggggggggggtgatgcaGGCACAGGGAACTGTGCCCAGTGGGTGGGACAAGCACAAGAGCTGCAGGAGTAAGATGGCCCCTGGAAGTAAGATGGATGCTGGAGGGAGCCTGGCATCTCACTAAGCTACTGAGGTCTAGGATTTTAAGTCCACAAGCTTTATGTCTCCTCCAGGCTAATGAGGTCCCAGGGAACACAACGGGCTATCCTTCCCCTGCCCTCCTCACTCCAGTGCCATAGTTTCTACTCTCCTCCCTGCTTCTCATCCTGTGTGGTTCCAGTACAGCCCTCcctacagagacacacagcccaCCAATCATGAACCTTAGACAATTGGTTGGAAGTGGTCCCTAGGCCCTGATCCTTGCATCTGTGAGACGGTCACCTACCTCAGTGGCAGTGACTGGAGCTTGTCCAATGCCTCTTTTGACTGAGTCCCAGGACCGGGCTGTCAGCATACAGGCAAACAGTGGGTAGAGCTCTGCAGCCCCTAGGCGCTGGCTGTACTGCTTCACCCTCTCCATGTCAGTCCAGATCAGGGATTGCCACAGACGGCAGTAGTCCAGGCGGAACTCCTCTGTGAGCACCTAGAGCCAGGGCAGCAATGGTCAGCAAGCAGTCTCTCTTGACCCAAGGCCTGAAGCCCTGACTGATGCTGAGCACTACACGGGGCATGAGGAGGACCATCGTTCCCCCAACACTCAGCCGTTCCTAGGGGCCCAAGTTCAAAGCTAACAGAGTTTGAATATCATGAATCTGAAACTCCCAGGACCAGAATGCTCTAGATttcatggtttttctttctcagatttgCATATACATAGTATCTTGGGGCTGGATCACACATCTAAGCATGAAATTCATTTGTTTCATACATGCTTTACATACATGGCCTAAAGGTAGCCTTGCACGATGTGTTTAACAATTTTGAGCATGAAACAAAGTTAGGAGGCATAGAATTTTCCACTTGCGGTGCCACGGTGCTCAAAATCTTCCAGCACTGGGAATGCATGTTTTTGGATTAGGGATACTCAACCTGTACTAGCAAGCCTTGGTCCTAACAGGCAGAGACTGCTAACTGCCCTCCAAAATCTATACTGCGGTCTCCGTTTTAGGCACAGGCTACTTCCCTGGCCTCCCAGGAAGACAAGCACAGTTCTCCTCCCTCAAAGCTTTCCCACATATCCCCTCGCCCTCTCCTCTGCCCTCACCTCCTGTGAGTCCTAGGGAACAGAGCCCTGAAGACTCCACCCAACATGCCTAGGACTATCTGTCTCTGGGGCTCCATGTGACTACAGCTGGCCTAATTCTGGCCTGCATCCTATTTTACCAAGCCTTTCAGCGGAGGCCGAGATTAGGGATGTGGTATCAAGGCCTGAGAAAGGAGCTGTGGTGAATGTGGAATCTCTTCAGGACCAAGTACCTCGGGGAAACAAGTCAAGCTGGGGTCCCGGGTTGATAATAATATGCCCCACTTTTTCGGTGCTGGCTGTGGCTCATTCATTCTATATTAACTGTTTATCCTGAGTTCCAGAAGACAAAGTCTGGGGCCTCCAACCCTGTTTTCCTCACTAGCACCGATTATGCAGTCATCTGTCTCCTGAAGTTCCCGCTCACACACAGTAGAGTCTGGTGGCCTGCAGTCCCCTGGGAAGACATAGCCACACTGGCACACTCCTCCTATCTGCTCCTCACAACAGCTACAAAAGAGGCCAGAGCGACTTCATTTTGATGCATGGATGCTGAGGTTCAGCAAACTCTTGGGCTAGGTCTATAACAAAAATGACAGTTCCTTGAGGAGAGGGGCCCTCCCCAGCTACCTGCCTCCCCCCATCTGCAGGGCTTCTTGAGGGCATTAGTGGGCATCAGAGTTTTCTCCTACCTGGTAAAGCCCATGGTCCAAGAGGACAATCTCAGCCTTGCCCGTGTCTGGATGCTTCCGCACTAGCACATTGCCTGGGTGGGGGTCACAGTGCACGAAGCCATTGACAAAGATCATCTCGCTGTACATCTTGCCCAGGTGGCAGGATATCTGAAAGAGAAGCAACCCAGTGGGAGCTCGGCCATGCCCATACTTGCTCCAGGAACTTCTCTCATCACCCACTCTAGCCACTTTCAAGAGACAACGACGGGACCCACTGGGCCAGAGCAGTATGAGATAATGGAGTTCTCACGTCTAAGTGAGGCTCAGCTCAAACACGGCCACACATTaaaaccacctggaactccagtgtTTTCTGAGTTCCCCGTGTGACTCCCTGCATGTAAGGGAGGAGAATggctgcttctccatttcctgatGGCTGTCAGTCTTCACCTCCCACACTGCCCTGCCCACTCCCCtcatctctcttctccctgtTCTCTTATCagcccctcttctctctttccaaaAAATGAGAGTGG is part of the Cricetulus griseus strain 17A/GY chromosome 5, alternate assembly CriGri-PICRH-1.0, whole genome shotgun sequence genome and encodes:
- the Adck1 gene encoding aarF domain-containing protein kinase 1 isoform X2 translates to MARKALKLASWTSVALAASGVYLYSNNYLDPNDFGAVRVGRAVATTAAISYDYLTSLRSVPYGSEEYLQRRSQVHLRSARRLCELCCANRGTFIKVGQHLGALDYLLPEEYTSTLKVLHSQAPQSSMEEVRQVIREDLGKEIHDLFLSFDDTPLGAASLAQVHKAVLHDGRTVAVKVQHPKVQAQSSKDILLMEVPQIHWELSTKRVLLMEFVEGGQVNDKDYMEKNRIDVNEISCHLGKMYSEMIFVNGFVHCDPHPGNVLVRKHPDTGKAEIVLLDHGLYQVLTEEFRLDYCRLWQSLIWTDMERVKQYSQRLGAAELYPLFACMLTARSWDSVKRGIGQAPVTATEDSEIRSNAANYLPEISQLLNHVPRQMLLILKTNELLRSIETALGTRSSASSFLNMSRCCIRALAEQRKRDACSFFRRTQICFSEAFSLWQINLHELLLRVKGLRLPGWVSALLGWLTRAPH